A genomic window from Sphingomonas taxi includes:
- a CDS encoding PAS domain-containing protein: MDRFSFSPDPVVPVVAAPAVRRSIDAFGARLDAADPVVIGFRDATLPMAVSDPTLPDDPIIYVNAAFERLTGYAADEIVGRNCRFLQGPATDPDDVARLRDAIAARRRIEIDLLNHRRDGTAFWNRLTVAPVFGDDGALTYFVASQTDVTLERHRLVELIADRDALQVEVAVQEAALAERELQLQLALRAGGLGYWSFDVASRVLEASPGCKAIFGRTPDEPFTYADFAAAVHPEDMATVAAAIDETIAGVADCAHDYRIVTPAGELRWVQTRGEVTRRDGTAPTTMIGFSTDISARKFAEEHRAVLAQELTHRVKNTLATVSAVVSQTLRNAGSIAEAQEAIGGRIASLGAAHDLLIRDEVEGAALGEVAEGVLMPFMDRAGRVFSIEGPEVRLSPAITLAMSMALHELATNAAKYGALSVAGGHVAVRWQHVDAGDPHRIRFSWVESGGPPVAPPTRTGFGTRMISRVLAQHVRGQASIDYPPEGVRFVIDAVI, from the coding sequence TTGGATCGTTTCTCTTTCTCTCCCGATCCGGTCGTACCGGTGGTCGCTGCCCCGGCGGTGCGACGGTCGATCGATGCGTTCGGCGCGCGGCTGGACGCGGCGGACCCGGTCGTCATCGGGTTCCGCGACGCGACGCTGCCGATGGCGGTCAGCGACCCGACGCTGCCCGACGATCCGATCATCTACGTCAATGCCGCGTTCGAGCGGCTGACGGGCTATGCCGCCGACGAGATCGTCGGGCGCAACTGTCGGTTCCTGCAGGGCCCGGCGACCGACCCCGACGACGTCGCCCGGCTGCGCGACGCGATCGCGGCGCGGCGGCGGATCGAGATCGACCTGCTCAACCATCGCCGCGACGGCACCGCCTTCTGGAACCGGCTGACCGTCGCGCCGGTGTTCGGCGACGATGGCGCGCTGACCTATTTCGTCGCCTCGCAGACCGACGTGACGCTGGAACGGCACCGGCTGGTCGAGCTGATCGCGGACCGCGACGCGCTGCAGGTCGAGGTCGCGGTGCAGGAGGCGGCGCTGGCCGAGCGCGAGTTGCAGTTGCAGCTCGCGCTGCGTGCCGGGGGGCTGGGCTATTGGAGCTTCGACGTCGCGTCGCGGGTGCTGGAGGCCTCGCCCGGCTGCAAGGCAATCTTCGGCCGCACGCCGGACGAACCGTTCACCTATGCCGATTTCGCCGCCGCGGTGCATCCCGAGGACATGGCGACGGTCGCCGCGGCGATCGACGAGACGATCGCCGGCGTGGCGGACTGCGCGCACGATTACCGCATCGTCACGCCCGCCGGCGAGCTGCGCTGGGTGCAGACGCGCGGCGAGGTGACGCGTCGCGACGGTACGGCGCCGACGACAATGATCGGCTTCTCGACCGACATCAGCGCGCGCAAATTCGCCGAGGAGCATCGCGCGGTGCTGGCGCAGGAGCTGACGCACCGGGTGAAGAACACGCTGGCGACGGTGAGCGCGGTGGTCAGCCAGACGCTGCGCAACGCCGGCTCGATCGCCGAGGCGCAGGAGGCAATCGGCGGGCGGATCGCCAGCCTCGGCGCGGCGCACGACCTGCTGATCCGCGACGAGGTGGAGGGCGCGGCGCTCGGCGAGGTCGCCGAAGGCGTGCTGATGCCCTTCATGGACCGTGCCGGCCGCGTCTTCTCGATCGAGGGACCGGAGGTACGGCTGTCGCCCGCGATCACGCTGGCGATGTCGATGGCGCTGCACGAACTGGCGACCAATGCGGCCAAATATGGCGCGCTGTCGGTGGCGGGCGGGCATGTCGCGGTGCGCTGGCAGCACGTCGACGCCGGCGACCCGCATCGCATCCGTTTCTCCTGGGTGGAGAGCGGCGGCCCGCCGGTGGCGCCGCCGACGCGCACCGGCTTCGGCACGCGGATGATCTCGCGCGTGCTCGCGCAGCACGTGCGCGGGCAGGCCTCGATCGACTATCCGCCCGAAGGCGTGCGCTTCGTCATCGATGCGGTGATCTGA
- a CDS encoding hybrid sensor histidine kinase/response regulator — protein sequence MAALVAAHDWAATPLGPRDRWPPHLKTVTDIVLQSPLPMALLWGDEGRLIYNDRYAVIAGRYHPAILGQPITQAWPEAADFNRRVLRAGLAGEPLSFSRQRITVHRDGFPAEVFFDLTYAPVFDPAGTAGGVLAVVIEVTQAVALEQELIAETHSLETLNHIGTALAAELDLEPLVQMVTDAGVTLTGAQFGAYFHNQRDDDGERLHLFTLSGASRAAFEGFGKPRATAVFTPTFRNEGVLRSDDIQSDPRYGHNAPHRGLPEGHLPVRSYLAAPVASRSGEVLGGLLFGHPEPGRFHARHERLLVGIAAQAAIAIDNARLFRAVQEVNDTLERRVAERSEALTRAHDALRQAQKMETLGQLTGGIAHDFNNLLTVIRGSTELLRRPGLSAERRDRYIEAIAQTADRASTLTGQLLAFARRSSLTPQVFDVGDTIRGLTDMMEMLAGALITVDLDLPDAACFAHADVSQFETAIVNMAVNARDAMGEEGRLTIAVDTCDCIPPVRGHSARRGDFLKVSITDTGTGIPPDHIDRIFEPFFTSKGVGHGTGLGLSQVFGFAKQSGGDVLATSRVGEGATFTLFLPRERAAPAVAPPPAPPAAATAASLRILVVEDNPEVGTFATAALSDLGHDIVLARNAKEALGRLEGDGDGFDVVFSDVMMPGMNGIELAQLIRTRLPALPIILTSGYSEILSKHGAGEFELLHKPYSIDALSAAFQRLAPLRNG from the coding sequence ATGGCGGCGCTGGTCGCCGCCCACGACTGGGCGGCGACGCCGCTGGGGCCACGCGATCGCTGGCCGCCGCACCTCAAGACGGTCACCGACATCGTCCTGCAATCGCCGCTGCCGATGGCGCTGCTGTGGGGCGACGAGGGCCGGCTGATCTACAACGATCGATACGCCGTCATCGCCGGCCGCTACCATCCCGCCATCCTCGGCCAGCCGATCACGCAGGCTTGGCCCGAGGCGGCGGACTTCAACCGTCGCGTGCTGCGCGCCGGCCTCGCGGGCGAGCCGCTGAGCTTCTCGCGCCAGCGGATCACCGTCCACCGCGACGGTTTCCCGGCCGAGGTGTTCTTCGACCTGACCTACGCACCGGTGTTCGATCCGGCCGGCACCGCGGGCGGCGTCCTTGCGGTCGTCATCGAGGTGACGCAGGCGGTGGCGTTGGAGCAGGAGCTGATCGCCGAGACGCACAGTCTCGAGACGCTCAACCACATCGGCACCGCGCTCGCCGCCGAACTCGACCTCGAACCGCTCGTGCAGATGGTCACCGATGCCGGCGTGACGCTGACCGGCGCCCAGTTCGGCGCCTATTTCCACAACCAGCGGGACGATGACGGCGAGCGGCTCCATCTGTTCACCTTGTCCGGCGCCAGCCGCGCCGCGTTCGAGGGGTTCGGCAAGCCGCGCGCAACCGCGGTGTTCACGCCGACCTTCCGCAACGAAGGGGTGCTGCGCTCCGACGACATCCAGTCGGACCCGCGCTACGGCCACAACGCCCCGCACCGCGGCCTGCCCGAAGGCCATCTGCCGGTGCGCAGCTATCTGGCCGCGCCGGTCGCGTCGCGCTCCGGCGAGGTGCTCGGCGGACTGCTGTTCGGCCATCCCGAGCCCGGCCGCTTCCACGCCCGTCACGAGCGGCTGCTCGTCGGCATCGCCGCGCAGGCGGCGATCGCGATCGACAATGCGCGGCTGTTCCGCGCGGTGCAGGAGGTCAACGACACGCTCGAACGCCGCGTCGCCGAACGCAGCGAAGCGCTGACCCGCGCCCACGACGCGCTGCGCCAGGCGCAGAAGATGGAGACACTCGGCCAGCTCACCGGCGGCATCGCGCACGATTTCAACAATTTGCTGACTGTTATCCGCGGCTCGACCGAGCTGCTGCGCCGGCCGGGGCTGAGCGCGGAACGGCGCGACCGCTATATCGAGGCGATCGCCCAGACCGCCGACCGGGCGAGCACGCTGACCGGCCAGCTGCTCGCCTTCGCCCGGCGTTCGTCGCTGACCCCGCAGGTGTTCGACGTCGGCGATACGATCCGCGGGCTGACCGACATGATGGAGATGCTGGCCGGCGCGCTGATCACCGTCGACCTCGATCTGCCCGACGCCGCCTGTTTCGCGCATGCCGACGTCAGCCAGTTCGAGACCGCGATCGTCAACATGGCGGTCAATGCGCGCGACGCGATGGGCGAGGAGGGCCGGCTGACGATCGCGGTCGACACCTGCGACTGCATCCCGCCGGTACGCGGCCACAGCGCGCGCCGGGGCGACTTCCTCAAAGTGTCGATCACCGACACCGGCACCGGCATCCCGCCCGACCATATCGATCGGATCTTCGAGCCGTTCTTCACCTCCAAGGGCGTCGGTCACGGCACCGGTCTCGGCCTGTCGCAGGTGTTCGGCTTCGCCAAGCAATCGGGCGGCGACGTCCTGGCGACCAGCCGCGTCGGCGAGGGCGCGACCTTCACCTTGTTCCTGCCACGCGAACGCGCCGCGCCCGCCGTCGCGCCGCCGCCTGCGCCGCCCGCCGCCGCGACCGCCGCGTCGCTGCGCATCCTGGTGGTCGAGGACAATCCCGAGGTCGGCACCTTCGCCACCGCCGCGCTCAGCGACCTCGGCCACGACATCGTGCTCGCGCGCAACGCCAAGGAGGCGCTCGGCCGGCTGGAAGGGGATGGCGACGGCTTCGACGTCGTCTTCTCCGACGTGATGATGCCGGGGATGAACGGCATCGAACTGGCGCAGCTGATCCGCACTCGCCTGCCGGCGCTGCCGATCATCCTGACCAGCGGCTATAGCGAGATCCTGTCCAAGCATGGCGCCGGCGAGTTCGAGCTGCTCCACAAACCCTATTCGATCGACGCGCTCAGCGCCGCCTTCCAGCGCCTCGCCCCGCTCCGCAACGGCTGA